The following are from one region of the Silene latifolia isolate original U9 population chromosome 9, ASM4854445v1, whole genome shotgun sequence genome:
- the LOC141600762 gene encoding scopoletin glucosyltransferase-like: MDPQHHQLHVILFPFPTLGHMIPLLDMAKLLAIRNVKATIITTSVNASAFTKAIETSHKVGNLKLNLEIFKFSAEEAGLPEGCDNAEFAMKHGLGPQFVLAAQFISEQLEQYLDKVQPDCLVTDVNFPWTAEIATKFDIPRIIFYVVSYFSLCAHKLIRVHRLFKDVSSDDETFFIPLIPHEIKMVRSQISPDLINNKDSISKMFDSQIKKSGDQSYGVIVNSFYELEPDYANFFKKEMGWKAWHVGPVSLCNRSTEEKVLRGISASMNEHECLTWFDSKKSASVIYICFGSIVPITAPQFYEIAVALESSGKDFIWVVRISENDEEWLPPGFEQRTEGKGLIIRGWAPQLLILEHKAIGAFVTHCGWNSAIEGITAGVPMVTWPVFAEQFYNEKLVTDILKTGVSVGVKKWSRMPSADDLIKREVIETALREITEGDTAEEMRQRAKQLKDMAWKSVAEGGSSYSDLTALIDELKSHRTQKRV, encoded by the coding sequence ATGGATCCACAACATCACCAACTCCACGTAATTTTGTTCCCGTTCCCGACACTTGGCCACATGATCCCGCTCCTCGACATGGCGAAGCTTTTGGCAATTCGTAATGTCAAGGCGACCATTATTACCACCTCCGTCAATGCCTCGGCCTTCACAAAGGCCATTGAAACAAGCCACAAAGTTGGAAACCTGAAGTTGAATTTAGAGATATTCAAGTTCTCGGCCGAAGAAGCTGGATTACCGGAAGGCTGTGACAATGCAGAGTTTGCAATGAAACATGGATTGGGCCCGCAGTTCGTACTGGCTGCTCAATTTATTTCAGAGCAGCTAGAGCAGTACCTTGATAAGGTCCAACCTGATTGCCTCGTGACGGATGTGAACTTCCCTTGGACCGCTGAGATTGCAACAAAGTTCGACATTCCTAGGATCATCTTTTATGTAGTTAGCTACTTTTCTCTATGCGCTCATAAGCTTATCCGGGTGCATCGGCTTTTTAAGGATGTCTCGTCTGACGATGAGACGTTCTTTATTCCGCTCATTCCCCATGAGATCAAGATGGTTCGCTCCCAAATTTCCCCGGATTTAATCAATAATAAGGACTCTATCAGTAAGATGTTTGATTCTCAGATCAAGAAATCAGGGGACCAGAGTTATGGGGTGATTGTTAACAGTTTTTACGAGCTAGAACCCGATTATGCTAACTTTTTCAAGAAAGAAATGGGCTGGAAGGCGTGGCATGTGGGACCGGTTTCCCTATGCAATAGGAGCACTGAAGAGAAGGTTCTCAGAGGAATATCGGCTTCAATGAACGAGCACGAATGCTTGACTTGGTTCGACTCAAAAAAGTCTGCTTCAGTTATTTACATTTGTTTTGGGAGTATAGTACCTATAACTGCTCCCCAATTTTATGAAATCGCTGTGGCTCTAGAAAGTTCCGGAAAGGACTTTATCTGGGTGGTCCGAATTAGCGAGAATGATGAAGAATGGTTGCCACCTGGCTTCGAGCAGAGGACAGAAGGGAAAGGTCTCATAATAAGGGGATGGGCCCCGCAACTACTGATACTGGAGCACAAGGCTATTGGCGcatttgtgactcattgtgggtGGAACTCGGCAATAGAAGGGATCACGGCTGGCGTACCAATGGTGACATGGCCAGTTTTTGCTGAGCAGTTCTACAATGAAAAACTAGTGACTGATATCTTGAAGACCGGAGTCTCGGTTGGGGTGAAGAAATGGAGTAGAATGCCATCAGCAGACGACCTTATTAAGCGGGAGGTTATAGAGACGGCATTGAGAGAGATTACAGAAGGAGATACAGCCGAGGAGATGAGACAACGAGCGAAACAATTGAAGGACATGGCGTGGAAGTCGGTGGCCGAAGGTGGCTCATCTTACTCCGACTTGACTGCATTGATTGATGAACTGAAGAGTCATCGCACTCAAAAGAGAGTTTAG
- the LOC141602540 gene encoding scopoletin glucosyltransferase-like — protein sequence MDPQHHQLHVILLPFPAPDHMIPLLDMARLLATRNVKATIITTSVNASAFTKAIETSHKVGNLNLNLEIFKFSAEEAGLPEGCDNAEFAMKHGLAPQFVQANQLLSEQLEQYLDKVQPDCLVTDILFPWTAEIATKVDIPRIVFYAVSCFSLCAQELIRVHEPFKDVSSDDETFSIPLIPHEIKFVRSQISPNLINNKDFISKLIDSKIKKSGDESYGVIVNSFYELEPDYADFFKKEMGRKAWHVGPVSLCNRSTEEKVLRGISASMNEHECLTWLDSKKSVVVLYICFGSIVPITAPQFYEIALALESSGKDFIWVVRNFENDEEWLPPGFEQRTQGKGLIIRGWAPQVLILEHKAIGAFVTHCGWNSTLEGITAGVPMVTWPVFAEQFYNEKLVTDILKIGVSVGLKKWSRMPSSDDLIQREAIETALREITERDAAEDMRQRAKQLKDMAWKAVAEGGSSYSDLSALIDGLRSYRTQKRV from the exons ATGGATCCACAACATCACCAACTCCACGTAATTTTGTTACCGTTCCCGGCTCCTGACCACATGATCCCACTCCTCGACATGGCGAGGCTTTTGGCAACTCGTAATGTCAAGGCGACAATTATTACCACCTCCGTCAATGCCTCGGCCTTCACAAAGGCCATTGAAACAAGCCACAAAGTTGGAAACCTGAACTTGAATTTAGAGATATTTAAGTTCTCGGCCGAAGAAGCTGGATTACCAGAAGGCTGTGACAATGCAGAGTTTGCAATGAAACATGGATTGGCCCCGCAGTTCGTACAGGCTAACCAACTACTCTCGGAACAGCTAGAGCAGTACCTTGATAAAGTCCAACCCGATTGCCTCGTGACGGATATCCTCTTCCCTTGGACCGCAGAGATTGCAACAAAGGTCGACATTCCTAGGATCGTCTTTTATGCAGTTAGCTGCTTTTCTCTATGCGCTCAAGAGCTTATCCGGGTGCATGAGCCTTTTAAGGATGTCTCGTCTGACGATGAGACGTTTTCTATTCCTCTCATTCCCCATGAGATCAAGTTTGTTCGCTCCCAAATTTCCCCAAATTTAATCAATAATAAGGACTTTATCAGTAAGTTGATTGATTCTAAGATCAAGAAATCAGGGGACGAGAGTTATGGGGTGATTGTTAACAGTTTTTACGAGCTAGAACCCGACTATGCTGACTTTTTCAAGAAAGAAATGGGAAGAAAGGCGTGGCATGTGGGACCGGTTTCCCTATGCAATAGGAGCACTGAAGAGAAGGTTCTGAGAGGAATATCGGCTTCAATGAACGAGCACGAATGCTTGACTTGGCTTGACTCAAAAAAGTCTGTTGTGGTTCTTTACATTTGTTTTGGGAGTATAGTACCCATTACTGCTCCCCAATTTTATGAAATCGCTTTGGCTCTAGAAAGTTCCGGAAAGGATTTTATCTGGGTGGTCCGAAATTTTGAGAATGATGAAGAATGGTTGCCACCTGGCTTCGAGCAGAGGACACAAGGGAAAG GTCTCATAATAAGGGGATGGGCCCCGCAAGTACTGATACTGGAGCACAAGGCTATTGGCGcatttgtgactcattgtgggtGGAACTCGACGTTAGAAGGGATCACGGCTGGCGTACCAATGGTGACATGGCCTGTTTTTGCAGAGCAGTTCTACAATGAAAAACTAGTGACTGATATCTTGAAGATTGGAGTTTCTGTTGGACTGAAAAAGTGGAGTAGAATGCCATCATCAGACGACCTTATACAGCGGGAGGCTATAGAGACGGCTTTGAGAGAGATTACAGAAAGAGATGCAGCCGAGGATATGAGACAACGAGCGAAACAATTAAAGGACATGGCGTGGAAGGCGGTTGCGGAAGGTGGCTCATCTTACTCCGACTTGAGTGCATTGATTGATGGGTTGAGGAGTTATCGCACTCAAAAGAGAGTTTAG